A single window of Ananas comosus cultivar F153 linkage group 17, ASM154086v1, whole genome shotgun sequence DNA harbors:
- the LOC109723419 gene encoding WAT1-related protein At4g16620-like: MLSQARVGLLWEELLIIMGLLGVQCVFGVYMVFLNQILALGVDPLFIIAFGGLASAVTLLPLAAVFEKKKWPAKLSPTLMAKFVMLALGG; this comes from the exons ATGTTGAGCCAAGCAAGAGTGGGATTATTATGGGAGGAGCTCTTGATCATCATGGGCCTACTTGGGGTGCAATGTGTCTTTGGGGTGTACATGGTGTTCTTGAACCAAATCCTCGCCCTCGGCGTCGACCCCTTGTTCATCATCGCCTTCGGGGGCCTCGCTTCTGCTGTCACCCTCCTCCCCCTCGCCGCCGTCTTCGAGAa GAAGAAATGGCCTGCAAAGTTGAGCCCAACTCTGATGGCTAAGTTTGTGATGTTGGCTTTAGGAGGGTAA
- the LOC109722977 gene encoding eukaryotic translation initiation factor 4B1-like yields MSKPWGGVGAWALEAERAEAEEREAEEAEAAAAAAAPPEHFPSLKEAAASAGGGKSKKKKATSISLSEFATGTYVGPGGGGRRHPSSSSSLVEPKGLTPDEMLRLPTGPRERSADELEHSRLGGGFRSYGAGGSRGGFPGRRSDDGDGYAGRRPYGGGFDEDQHRGPPSRASDPDQPSRADEVDNWAANKKSFAPSPMDSGRQDRYSSLGGGGAASRADEVDDWSRGKKPLPSRYPAFGSGFRDTTGPSDSDRWARGGVEGPGDRERPRLVLDPPKREVGGVASEPARNRPSPFGAARPREEILAEKGLDWRKMETDFDLKKTSRPTSSQSSRPSSAQSSRPGSPGSQGLATAGEGAPRARPKVNPFGDAKPRELVLEEKGKDWKKIDLDLEHRGVDRPETTEEKILKEEISNLKEALKATEVNTNNESVQVSAEEVTNLREKILIKEKDLELLIQQLDDKVRFGQRGTTDNRPGSGAGRVAAFSQAVLSEDSRSTESIERPRSRGGMGETLPKTVDDKWGFQGIRDRSSFGSRNQGRSRSRERW; encoded by the exons ATGTCCAAACCCTGGGGCGGAGTCGGCGCCTGGGCCCTCGAGGCCGAGCGCGCGGAGGCCGAGGAGCGGGAGGCCGAGGAGGCCGAGGCCGCGGCCGCGGCTGCCGCGCCGCCGGAGCACTTCCCCAGCCTGAAGGAGGCTGCCGCCTCCGCCGGCGGGGGCaagtcgaagaagaagaaggcgaccTCGATCTCCCTCTCCGAGTTCGCCACCGGGACCTACGTCggccccggcggcggcggccgccgccacccctcgtcgtcgtcgtccctCGTCGAGCCGAAGGGCCTCACCCCCGACGAGATGCTCCGCCTCCCCACCGGCCCCCGCGAGCGCTCCGCCGACGAGCTCGAGCACTCGCGCCTCGGCGGCGGGTTCCGATCCTACGGCGCCGGCGGCTCCCGCGGCGGGTTCCCAGGCCGGAGATCCGACGATGGCGACGGGTACGCCGGAAGGAGGCCCTACGGCGGGGGATTCGACGAGGATCAGCACCGCGGCCCCCCGTCTAGGGCTTCCGATCCCGATCAGCCGTCGCGGGCGGACGAGGTCGACAACTGGGCCGCCAACAAGAAGTCGTTCGCGCCCTCGCCGATGGATTCGGGCCGCCAAGATCGGTACAGCTcgctgggcggcggcggcgccgcgtcGCGGGCCGACGAGGTGGACGACTGGTCCCGCGGAAAGAAGCCCCTTCCCTCGCGCTACCCCGCCTTCGGATCCGGGTTCAGGGACACCACCGGCCCCTCCGACTCCGACCGATGGGCGCGCGGAGGAGTTGAGGGGCCAGGGGACCGCGAAAGGCCGAGGCTTGTTTTGGACCCGCCCAAGAGGGAGGTCGGAGGGGTCGCCTCGGAGCCGGCTAGGAATCGGCCGAGCCCGTTCGGCGCCGCGAGGCCGCGGGAGGAGATTTTGGCGGAGAAAGGATTGGATTGGAGGAAGATGGAGACGGATTTTGATCTTAAGAAGACGAGCAGGCCCACCAGTTCCCAATCCAGCAGGCCTTCTAGCGCTCAGTCCAGCAGGCCCGGGAGCCCCGGATCGCAAGGTTTGGCCACGGCCGGCGAGGGCGCACCTAGGGCACGGCCGAAGGTGAACCCTTTTGGGGATGCGAAGCCCCGAGAGCTTGTGTTAGAGGAGAAAGGCAAAGACTGGAAGAAGATTGACCTTGACCTGGAGCATCGCGGGGTTGACAG ACCTGAGACAACTGAAGAAAAGATTCTGAAAGAGGAGATCAGTAATCTGAAGGAGGCACTAAAAGCAACTGAGGTGAACACGAATAACGAATCTGTACAAGTTTCTGCTGAAGAAGTGACCAATCTGCGTGAGAAGATACTTATAAAGGAGAAGGACCTGGAGTTGTTGATACAGCAATTGGACGACAAGGTCCGATTTGGACAGAGAGGGACCACTGACAATCGGCCTGGCTCCGGAGCTGGTAGGGTCGCTGCATTTTCACAAGCTGTTTTGTCAGAAGATTCGCGGAGTACAGAGAGCATAGAAAGACCACGTTCTCGTGGTGGCATGGGCGAAACGTTGCCGAAGACGGTGGATGACAAATGGGGTTTCCAGGGAATTAGAGATAGGAGCTCCTTTGGTAGCAGAAACCAGGGCAG GTCAAGGTCCAGGGAGAGGTGGTGA